The Methylomicrobium agile genome has a segment encoding these proteins:
- a CDS encoding efflux RND transporter permease subunit codes for MLKLLIETCVHRRVAALVITALIALFGIHAYLETPIEAYPDVTNTQVTVISLMPGYAPEEVERQVTVPLERVLNGTPGMLQMRSQSLFGLSLITITFEDDVDSFYSRTLITERMNGAELPESVQPVLAPDYTPLGEIYKFVVTSDRHSLYELRSEMEWNVSRVLRQVQGVADVLTFGGYYKEIHVEIDPIRLESFGLTLDEVNRAVASANRNVGAGFLRHGDQQMVIRSVGYLGSPEDVKKIVLKSEGGTPLTVGDVARLVQAYTPRQGTVGLDDHKEAVEGIVLLRRGQNPSRVLAAVHDKVEELNARMLPAGMKLVPFLDRTELVDKTLHTVYDNLLHGFLLVVGVVWLFLRSIRGSLIVACVIPLSLLVAFAGLYRLGMPANLISMGAIDFGIILDGAVVLVESVIHQASHRHPKSHRDMVRLIVDAAFSVAKPTFFAMLIIIAALLPVFTLERVEGRIFRPLALTYSFALGGGLIFAMTLVPALCAVLIQPKHAMIEEPRFLLRLRALYRRLLAWSLGRRPLVLGAAGVLLLTGALAAGRLGSEFLPELDEGDVHVFVEMPASISLAKGQAILLDMRERLLSFPEVKSILSQQGRSEDGTDNEGVNMSETFVHLKPREAWREGLHKEQLVEAMREELAAIPGVRFNFSQPIKDNVEEAVSGVRGKVVLKIYGDDLERMRATLEQAKSLLKAIPGVIDLDLYRESIVPQLQINLDRSALAREGITIDAAQDTIETGLAGKVTTELWQNERPVPVRTILRAGERSDKEQIGDLKLPAPSGARIPLREVAAMPIERGRTSIEREANRRFLALKFNVEGRDLGSVVHDAMAAVDGKVELEEGSFLVWGGEFENQQRAMGRLAVVVPIAVLIVLGLLYSALQSARSALAILLCTPFALAGGVFLLLAAGIPLSVSAAIGFIALLGQVSLMGLLVLSAIEERRRGGQLLSEAIVEGAVDRLRPVLMASLLALLGLLPMAVSTGIGSETQQPFAVVIVGGMFTTFFVAMLVLPVIYAYITPKRLITPEEADDIQEES; via the coding sequence GTGCTCAAGTTGCTAATCGAAACCTGCGTGCACCGGCGGGTCGCCGCCCTGGTGATTACCGCTCTCATCGCGTTGTTCGGGATCCATGCCTATCTGGAAACCCCGATCGAGGCTTATCCGGACGTGACCAACACCCAGGTGACCGTAATCAGCCTGATGCCGGGTTATGCGCCGGAAGAGGTGGAACGGCAAGTAACGGTGCCTTTGGAGCGGGTCTTGAACGGCACGCCGGGCATGCTGCAAATGCGCAGTCAGAGCCTGTTCGGCTTGTCGCTGATTACCATTACCTTCGAGGATGACGTCGACAGCTTCTATTCGCGCACGTTGATCACCGAGCGCATGAACGGCGCCGAACTGCCGGAATCGGTGCAGCCGGTATTGGCGCCGGATTACACGCCGCTGGGTGAAATCTACAAATTCGTGGTGACCAGCGATCGCCATTCGCTCTACGAACTGCGCTCGGAGATGGAGTGGAACGTCTCGCGGGTGCTGCGCCAAGTGCAGGGGGTTGCCGACGTGCTGACCTTCGGCGGCTACTACAAGGAGATCCATGTCGAAATCGATCCGATTCGGTTGGAATCCTTCGGCCTGACCCTGGACGAGGTCAACCGCGCCGTCGCCAGCGCCAACCGGAACGTGGGCGCGGGCTTTCTGCGCCACGGCGATCAGCAGATGGTGATCCGCAGCGTCGGCTATCTCGGCTCGCCCGAAGATGTGAAAAAAATCGTCTTGAAAAGCGAGGGCGGTACGCCGTTGACGGTAGGCGATGTGGCCCGTCTGGTGCAGGCTTATACGCCGCGCCAGGGCACGGTGGGGCTGGACGATCATAAAGAGGCGGTGGAAGGCATCGTGCTGTTGCGGCGCGGACAGAATCCGTCGCGGGTCCTGGCGGCGGTGCACGACAAGGTCGAGGAGCTCAACGCCCGCATGCTGCCGGCCGGCATGAAGCTGGTGCCGTTCCTGGACCGTACCGAGCTGGTCGATAAAACCCTGCACACCGTTTACGACAACCTCTTGCATGGGTTTTTGCTGGTCGTCGGCGTGGTCTGGCTCTTTTTGCGCAGTATTCGCGGTTCGCTGATCGTCGCCTGCGTCATTCCGCTGTCGTTGCTGGTTGCGTTTGCCGGGCTTTACCGGCTGGGGATGCCCGCCAATTTGATTTCGATGGGCGCCATCGACTTCGGCATCATTCTCGACGGCGCCGTGGTTCTGGTCGAGAGCGTCATCCATCAGGCCAGCCATCGCCATCCCAAAAGCCATCGCGACATGGTCCGGCTGATCGTCGATGCCGCTTTTAGCGTCGCCAAGCCGACATTTTTCGCGATGCTGATCATCATTGCCGCGTTGTTGCCGGTGTTCACCCTGGAACGCGTCGAAGGGCGCATCTTTCGGCCTTTGGCGCTGACCTACAGCTTCGCGCTGGGCGGTGGCTTGATCTTTGCGATGACCCTGGTGCCGGCGCTCTGTGCCGTGTTGATTCAACCCAAGCATGCGATGATCGAGGAGCCCCGTTTCCTGCTCCGCCTCAGGGCGCTTTACCGCCGCCTATTGGCGTGGTCTCTCGGGCGGCGGCCGCTAGTTCTGGGCGCGGCCGGCGTTTTGCTGCTGACCGGTGCGCTGGCGGCCGGCCGGCTCGGCAGCGAATTTTTGCCGGAGCTCGACGAAGGCGATGTGCATGTGTTCGTAGAGATGCCGGCCAGTATTTCGCTGGCCAAAGGCCAGGCGATTTTGCTCGATATGCGCGAGCGCCTGCTCTCTTTTCCCGAAGTCAAAAGCATCCTCAGCCAGCAGGGGCGTTCCGAAGACGGCACCGACAACGAAGGCGTCAACATGAGTGAAACGTTCGTGCATCTGAAGCCGCGCGAAGCATGGCGGGAGGGTTTGCACAAGGAACAGTTGGTCGAGGCGATGCGCGAGGAATTGGCCGCGATTCCCGGCGTGCGTTTCAATTTTTCGCAGCCGATCAAGGACAACGTCGAAGAAGCGGTCAGCGGCGTGCGCGGCAAGGTCGTCCTGAAAATCTACGGCGATGATCTGGAACGGATGCGTGCGACGCTGGAACAGGCGAAAAGTTTGTTGAAGGCCATTCCCGGCGTCATCGACCTGGATTTGTACCGCGAGTCCATCGTGCCGCAGCTGCAGATCAATTTGGACCGTTCCGCCCTGGCGCGCGAGGGGATTACCATCGATGCGGCGCAGGATACGATCGAAACCGGCCTGGCCGGCAAGGTGACCACCGAACTCTGGCAAAACGAACGGCCGGTGCCGGTGCGGACGATTCTGCGGGCCGGCGAGCGTAGCGACAAAGAGCAGATCGGCGATCTGAAACTGCCGGCACCTTCGGGGGCGCGCATTCCGTTGCGCGAAGTGGCCGCGATGCCGATCGAACGCGGCAGGACTTCGATCGAGCGCGAGGCCAATCGCCGTTTTCTGGCGTTGAAGTTCAACGTCGAGGGCCGCGATCTGGGTTCCGTCGTGCATGACGCGATGGCCGCCGTAGACGGTAAGGTCGAGCTCGAAGAGGGCAGTTTCCTGGTGTGGGGCGGCGAGTTCGAAAACCAGCAACGGGCGATGGGGCGGCTGGCGGTGGTGGTGCCGATCGCGGTGCTGATCGTGCTCGGCTTGCTGTACAGCGCCTTGCAGTCGGCGCGCAGCGCGCTGGCGATTCTATTGTGCACGCCGTTTGCGCTGGCCGGCGGCGTTTTTTTGCTGCTTGCCGCCGGCATTCCGCTGTCGGTCAGCGCGGCGATCGGTTTTATCGCCTTGCTGGGGCAGGTGTCGTTGATGGGGCTCTTGGTGCTCAGCGCGATCGAAGAGCGCCGGCGCGGCGGACAGCTTCTGTCCGAAGCCATCGTGGAAGGCGCGGTAGACCGCTTGCGGCCGGTGTTGATGGCGTCGCTGCTGGCACTCCTAGGGCTGTTGCCGATGGCGGTGTCGACCGGCATCGGCAGCGAAACCCAGCAGCCGTTTGCGGTCGTGATCGTCGGCGGCATGTTCACTACGTTTTTCGTCGCCATGCTGGTACTGCCGGTCATTTATGCGTATATCACGCCGAAGCGCCTGATCACCCCGGAAGAGGCCGACGATATACAGGAGGAGTCTTGA
- a CDS encoding efflux RND transporter periplasmic adaptor subunit — MRIVALLAFLGLLAAIGCENHNPQAPEPSSKSSIEPAGKGVVTLRPESLPYITVREVQPETVASVVTAPARVDFRAQAISSVGTVVAGRVSKVFVQVGDKIKAGAPVVALASNDAVQIRADHTRAGTELARAQDHLNRQLEMQRAGVGLDIERMEAETQLKQARAEFERSRDFLRLLGDGRAGEVIVRAPVDSTVLKAHVATGAAVEAGALLLDLGEPSAAWIVADVFEKELLLVEKGAKAVIELASLQDPIQGHVVGESAAIQTELRRASVFIVADDPKIPLRPGMYARVSIEASAPSRIMLPASAVLIKDGRETVVYVEVGPGRFKARPIQIGQAREGLTPVLKGLSGGERVVVDGALLIDGEASMLL, encoded by the coding sequence ATGCGAATTGTTGCTTTGCTTGCTTTTCTTGGGTTGTTGGCTGCCATCGGCTGTGAAAATCACAACCCGCAGGCTCCCGAGCCTTCTTCAAAATCATCCATCGAGCCGGCCGGCAAGGGCGTGGTGACGCTGCGTCCGGAGTCGCTGCCCTATATTACGGTGCGCGAAGTGCAGCCGGAGACCGTTGCCAGCGTGGTCACGGCGCCGGCAAGAGTGGATTTTCGGGCGCAAGCGATTTCCTCGGTAGGAACGGTGGTGGCCGGACGCGTGAGTAAAGTGTTCGTGCAGGTCGGCGACAAAATCAAGGCGGGTGCCCCCGTCGTGGCGCTGGCCAGCAACGATGCGGTCCAGATACGTGCCGACCACACCCGGGCGGGAACGGAGCTTGCGCGCGCGCAGGATCATTTGAACCGGCAATTGGAAATGCAGCGCGCCGGGGTCGGCCTGGACATCGAACGGATGGAAGCCGAAACTCAACTCAAGCAGGCGCGGGCCGAATTCGAACGCAGCCGGGACTTCCTGCGTCTGCTCGGCGACGGCCGCGCCGGTGAAGTGATCGTGCGCGCGCCGGTCGACAGCACGGTGCTGAAAGCGCACGTGGCGACCGGCGCCGCTGTGGAAGCGGGGGCTCTCCTGCTTGATTTGGGCGAGCCTTCGGCCGCCTGGATCGTCGCCGACGTTTTCGAGAAAGAATTGTTGCTGGTCGAAAAAGGCGCCAAAGCGGTTATCGAGCTCGCCTCGCTGCAAGACCCGATTCAAGGCCACGTCGTTGGCGAAAGCGCCGCGATCCAGACCGAACTGCGCCGGGCATCGGTTTTCATCGTCGCGGACGATCCCAAGATTCCGCTGCGTCCCGGCATGTACGCGCGAGTCTCCATCGAGGCGTCCGCGCCCAGCCGTATCATGCTGCCGGCGTCGGCCGTGCTGATCAAGGACGGACGGGAAACCGTGGTCTATGTCGAAGTCGGCCCCGGCCGATTCAAGGCGCGTCCGATCCAGATCGGCCAGGCGCGCGAAGGTCTGACGCCGGTATTGAAAGGCTTGTCCGGCGGAGAGCGGGTGGTCGTCGACGGTGCGCTGCTGATCGACGGCGAAGCTTCGATGCTGTTGTAG